One Defluviitoga tunisiensis genomic window carries:
- the pheA gene encoding prephenate dehydratase, which yields MSKNNSIKCSYLGPAGTYSEIAAKKFFGENNVFIAKNTIADVFDSVTTAEADYGVVPIENSIEGSVNMTMDLLFEIPNIRVVGECVIPIRHFLLSYEKIELDKIRTLCSHQQAIGQCSKFIRSYLKDPEIIFTASTSNACHIIKSIPNSAAIASENVIQIYNLYTIAKDIQDSLVNATRFFIISKINNNNNNNNNNNIYNFDDYYSFESYKTSIICCPKFNKAGVLYSILKNFTRKNINLTRIESRPTKKQLGEYSFYIDFEGSIADNKVKRALIKIEQMSSFFKILGSYKKWIE from the coding sequence GTGAGTAAAAATAATTCTATTAAGTGCTCATATTTAGGTCCTGCAGGCACATACAGTGAAATAGCTGCAAAAAAGTTTTTTGGAGAGAATAACGTATTTATAGCAAAAAATACCATTGCCGATGTATTTGATAGTGTTACAACTGCCGAAGCCGATTATGGAGTAGTCCCCATTGAAAATTCTATTGAAGGATCAGTAAATATGACTATGGATCTTCTTTTCGAAATACCAAATATACGAGTTGTAGGGGAATGTGTTATTCCTATACGCCATTTTCTTTTATCTTATGAAAAAATCGAATTGGATAAAATACGAACATTATGCTCGCATCAACAAGCTATAGGTCAATGTAGTAAATTTATTAGAAGTTATTTAAAAGATCCTGAAATAATATTTACTGCAAGTACATCTAATGCATGCCATATAATCAAAAGTATTCCAAACAGCGCTGCCATTGCCTCTGAGAATGTAATTCAAATTTATAACTTATATACAATAGCAAAAGATATTCAAGATTCTTTAGTTAACGCTACCAGATTCTTCATAATCTCTAAGATAAATAATAATAATAATAATAATAATAATAATAATATATATAATTTTGATGATTACTATAGTTTTGAGTCCTACAAAACATCTATAATTTGTTGTCCTAAATTTAATAAAGCAGGCGTTTTATATTCTATATTAAAAAACTTTACAAGAAAAAATATTAATTTAACTAGAATAGAATCTCGACCAACAAAAAAACAACTGGGAGAATACTCTTTTTACATAGATTTTGAGGGGTCTATTGCAGATAATAAAGTTAAAAGAGCATTAATAAAAATAGAACAAATGAGCTCTTTTTTTAAAATATTGGGAAGTTATAAAAAATGGATTGAATAA
- the leuD gene encoding 3-isopropylmalate dehydratase small subunit, with product MKLKGKVFKYGDNVDTDVIIPARYLNNPDPAVLAQHCMEDIDKNFVKEVKNGDIIVAGKNFGSGSSREHAPLAIKAAGISCVIAESFARIFYRNAINIGLPILISKEASQNIKNGSIVEIDLSTGLIRDLNSNKEYKAEPYPAFLQEIIEAGGLIEKIKREVN from the coding sequence ATGAAATTAAAAGGAAAAGTTTTTAAATATGGAGACAATGTTGATACAGATGTCATCATACCTGCACGATATTTAAATAATCCAGATCCTGCTGTTTTAGCTCAACATTGTATGGAAGATATCGATAAAAATTTTGTTAAAGAAGTAAAAAATGGTGACATAATTGTAGCAGGCAAAAATTTTGGTTCAGGAAGTTCAAGAGAACATGCTCCACTTGCTATAAAAGCTGCTGGGATATCGTGCGTTATTGCAGAGAGTTTTGCAAGAATTTTTTATAGAAATGCTATAAATATTGGTTTACCAATTTTAATATCTAAAGAAGCTTCACAAAATATTAAAAATGGTTCTATAGTTGAAATAGATTTATCTACAGGTCTCATAAGAGATCTTAACTCCAATAAAGAATACAAAGCTGAGCCATATCCAGCATTTTTACAGGAAATAATAGAAGCTGGAGGTCTAATTGAAAAAATTAAAAGGGAGGTTAATTAA
- the ilvC gene encoding ketol-acid reductoisomerase has product MLAIFYEKDADLSILKDKTIAVLGYGSQGHAQAQNLKDSGLKVIIGLKKDSKSKIIAQKDGFEVYETSEAVKRADIIQILIPDEVQSEVYKKDIEPNLKEGDSIGFSHGFNIHFGQIVPPTNVDVFMVAPKGPGHLVRRMYVENKGVPGLLAVEQDFSGKAKEIGLAYAKGIGCTRAGVIKTTFKEETETDLFGEQAVLCGGLTSLIKAGFETLVEAGYQPEIAYFECLNEMKLIVDLIYEGGLKKMRYSISDTAQYGDLTVGPKVIDDNVKKTMKEVLKNIQNGNFARDWILENHANRPVFNSLTKKDNESLLEQVGDKLRAMMPWIEK; this is encoded by the coding sequence ATGTTAGCAATTTTTTATGAAAAAGATGCAGATTTAAGTATTTTAAAAGATAAAACAATTGCTGTACTAGGATATGGAAGTCAAGGTCATGCTCAAGCACAAAATCTTAAAGATAGCGGTTTAAAAGTTATTATTGGCCTAAAAAAAGACAGCAAAAGTAAAATCATTGCGCAAAAAGATGGTTTTGAAGTATATGAAACATCAGAAGCAGTCAAACGGGCAGATATTATTCAAATACTTATTCCCGATGAAGTACAAAGTGAGGTTTACAAAAAAGATATAGAACCCAATCTTAAAGAGGGTGATTCAATTGGCTTTTCGCATGGATTCAATATTCATTTTGGACAAATAGTCCCTCCAACAAATGTAGACGTTTTTATGGTAGCTCCAAAAGGCCCTGGGCATTTAGTTAGAAGAATGTATGTTGAAAATAAGGGTGTTCCCGGATTATTAGCTGTAGAACAAGATTTTAGTGGAAAAGCTAAAGAAATAGGATTAGCCTATGCTAAAGGTATTGGATGTACGAGAGCAGGTGTAATTAAAACGACCTTTAAGGAAGAAACTGAAACTGATTTATTTGGAGAACAGGCAGTATTATGTGGAGGTTTAACTTCACTAATAAAAGCAGGTTTTGAAACCTTAGTGGAAGCAGGTTATCAACCAGAAATAGCTTATTTTGAATGTTTGAATGAAATGAAATTAATTGTTGATTTAATTTACGAAGGTGGACTTAAAAAGATGAGATATTCAATAAGTGATACAGCACAATATGGTGATTTGACAGTAGGACCAAAAGTAATAGATGATAATGTTAAAAAAACAATGAAAGAAGTATTAAAAAACATTCAAAATGGGAATTTTGCAAGAGATTGGATATTAGAAAATCATGCAAATAGGCCTGTATTTAACTCTTTAACAAAAAAAGACAATGAATCTCTTTTAGAACAAGTTGGAGATAAATTACGAGCTATGATGCCTTGGATTGAAAAATAG
- the leuC gene encoding 3-isopropylmalate dehydratase large subunit, producing the protein MKMTIVEKILASHSNKSKLNPGEIVNAKVDLILGNDVTAPVAINEFRKIGINKVFDIDKIALVPDHFTPNKDIKSAENSLLIRNFAKEMQITNYFEVGRVGIEHCLLPEKGLVAPGEIIIGADSHTCTYGALNALATGVGSTDIAAAMATGFLWFRVPETIKIIYKGKLKPWVSGKDLILYTIGQIGVDGALYKSIEFSGETIKNLSIDSRMTMANMAIEAGAKCGLFEYDDKTKEYLEARVTRDYSPIASDKDSIYDKILEFDVSNIEPQIAFPHLPENTRPVQEAKNIKIDQAVIGSCTNGRIEDLRIAAQIFKDHKVHPDVRCIIFPGTQEIYINALKEGLIEIFINAGAAVSTPTCGPCLGGHMGVLAKGEKAISTTNRNFVGRMGHPQSEVYLSNPAVAAASAIKGYIAHPEEVL; encoded by the coding sequence ATAAAAATGACAATTGTAGAAAAAATTTTAGCCTCACATTCTAATAAAAGTAAACTCAACCCTGGTGAGATAGTTAACGCTAAAGTTGACTTAATATTGGGAAATGATGTTACAGCGCCTGTTGCCATTAACGAATTTAGAAAAATTGGAATTAATAAAGTCTTTGATATAGATAAAATAGCGCTTGTTCCAGACCACTTTACTCCAAATAAAGATATTAAGTCTGCTGAAAATTCTCTTCTTATAAGAAATTTTGCAAAAGAGATGCAAATAACTAATTACTTTGAAGTTGGGAGAGTTGGAATTGAACATTGTTTACTTCCTGAAAAAGGGTTGGTAGCTCCAGGTGAAATTATAATTGGTGCCGACTCTCACACCTGTACTTATGGAGCATTAAACGCCTTAGCTACGGGTGTGGGAAGTACCGACATTGCTGCTGCTATGGCAACAGGATTTTTATGGTTTAGAGTTCCTGAAACAATTAAAATAATATACAAAGGAAAATTAAAACCATGGGTTAGTGGAAAAGACTTGATATTATATACTATTGGACAAATTGGTGTTGATGGTGCTCTATATAAGTCTATAGAATTTAGCGGTGAAACTATTAAAAATCTATCTATAGATTCAAGAATGACAATGGCAAATATGGCAATTGAAGCAGGAGCTAAATGTGGTTTATTTGAATATGACGACAAAACTAAAGAATATTTAGAGGCACGAGTCACTCGAGATTATTCACCTATAGCAAGTGATAAAGATTCAATTTATGACAAGATTCTTGAATTTGATGTTTCAAATATAGAACCTCAAATTGCATTTCCTCATCTTCCTGAAAATACAAGACCTGTACAAGAAGCCAAAAATATTAAAATTGATCAAGCAGTTATAGGATCATGTACAAATGGAAGAATTGAAGATTTAAGAATCGCAGCACAGATATTCAAAGATCATAAAGTACATCCAGATGTAAGATGTATTATTTTTCCAGGAACACAAGAAATTTATATAAATGCACTAAAAGAAGGCCTTATAGAAATTTTCATAAATGCTGGCGCTGCGGTAAGTACTCCAACCTGTGGACCATGTCTAGGTGGTCACATGGGAGTTTTAGCAAAAGGAGAAAAAGCTATTTCCACTACAAATAGAAACTTTGTTGGAAGAATGGGACACCCTCAAAGTGAAGTGTACTTATCAAATCCAGCCGTCGCAGCCGCCTCTGCTATTAAAGGTTATATTGCTCATCCTGAGGAGGTCTTATAA
- the ilvN gene encoding acetolactate synthase small subunit — protein MKHILSVTVSNQPAVLARISGLFSRRNFNILSLNVGETEKPEFSRMTIVVEGDDRTLEQVKKQLYKLIDVIKVTELNQSNMVERDMALIKVNCNKNMRTQLIQVVNVFRGKIVDLSPETVTIEVTGDESKINALIELLKDFGIKEVVRTGIVALDRELSSSSTTKVKN, from the coding sequence ATGAAACATATACTATCCGTAACTGTTTCTAATCAACCTGCTGTACTTGCTAGAATTTCCGGACTTTTTAGTCGAAGAAACTTTAATATTCTAAGTTTAAATGTTGGAGAAACTGAAAAACCAGAATTTTCAAGAATGACCATAGTAGTTGAAGGAGATGATCGAACACTTGAGCAAGTTAAAAAGCAACTATATAAATTAATCGACGTTATAAAAGTTACTGAATTAAATCAATCTAATATGGTTGAAAGAGATATGGCGTTAATTAAGGTAAACTGTAATAAAAATATGCGTACACAATTAATTCAAGTCGTAAATGTATTTAGAGGAAAAATAGTGGATCTATCCCCAGAAACTGTAACAATTGAAGTTACAGGTGACGAAAGTAAGATAAATGCACTAATAGAGTTATTAAAAGATTTTGGAATAAAAGAAGTAGTACGTACAGGTATAGTAGCTTTAGATAGAGAACTATCGTCTTCGAGTACTACTAAAGTAAAAAATTAA
- the argJ gene encoding bifunctional glutamate N-acetyltransferase/amino-acid acetyltransferase ArgJ produces the protein MEKTKVIDDSVSLPLGFKIHGIHCGVKKAKKDLGLIYSESKANAAAVFTTNKVKAAPVLLSMNNIINNEAQAVIVNSGNANACTGEEGYMHAVKIVEKVASLLNIDFNNVLICSTGVIGVPLPLEKILHGIEEIYQNLNNSSDIFDFANSIMTTDTFPKIYSKKIQIGESIITLMGVAKGSGMIHPNMATMLSFILTDANISKSALCTSLKESVSKTYNMISVDRDTSTNDTAIILANGEAKNEEILTDTATFDIFQSAVDEVNRNLAKMIAMDGEGATKFLEVQVINAISQKSANLIARSITSSNLVKTAIFGQDANWGRIMAAAGYSGAEFDQSKVDIWFKSLKGEVQVCKNGSYIFFNEEKAKDILSCKDITIILDLNEGKSNAVAWGCDLTYDYVKINGGYRT, from the coding sequence ATGGAAAAAACTAAAGTTATTGATGATTCTGTTTCTTTACCTTTAGGATTTAAAATCCACGGAATTCATTGTGGCGTAAAGAAAGCAAAAAAAGATTTGGGATTAATTTATTCTGAATCTAAAGCAAATGCTGCTGCAGTTTTCACTACAAATAAAGTTAAAGCCGCACCTGTTCTTTTGAGTATGAATAATATTATAAACAATGAAGCTCAAGCAGTAATCGTAAATAGTGGAAACGCTAATGCATGTACGGGTGAGGAAGGATATATGCATGCAGTGAAAATAGTGGAAAAGGTTGCATCATTATTAAATATTGATTTTAATAATGTGTTAATTTGTTCAACAGGTGTAATAGGAGTTCCTTTGCCATTAGAAAAAATCTTACATGGAATTGAAGAAATTTACCAAAATCTAAATAATAGTTCTGATATATTTGATTTTGCGAATTCAATAATGACTACCGATACTTTTCCTAAAATATATTCAAAAAAAATACAGATTGGTGAATCAATAATAACTTTGATGGGTGTTGCAAAAGGTTCAGGAATGATACATCCCAATATGGCTACAATGCTTTCATTTATACTAACTGATGCAAATATTTCAAAATCAGCTTTATGTACTTCTTTGAAAGAATCTGTTAGTAAAACTTATAATATGATTTCGGTAGATAGAGATACAAGCACCAACGATACTGCAATAATTTTAGCAAATGGCGAAGCAAAGAATGAAGAAATACTCACAGACACTGCAACATTTGATATTTTTCAAAGTGCTGTAGATGAGGTAAATAGAAATTTAGCAAAAATGATAGCAATGGATGGCGAAGGAGCAACTAAATTCTTAGAGGTTCAAGTAATAAATGCCATATCTCAAAAAAGTGCTAATTTAATTGCTAGATCAATTACTAGTTCAAATTTAGTGAAAACAGCGATATTTGGTCAAGATGCTAATTGGGGAAGAATTATGGCAGCAGCAGGTTATTCTGGTGCAGAATTTGATCAAAGCAAAGTTGATATATGGTTTAAAAGTTTAAAAGGGGAGGTGCAAGTTTGTAAAAACGGAAGCTATATTTTCTTTAACGAAGAAAAAGCAAAGGATATATTAAGTTGTAAGGATATTACAATAATTTTGGATTTGAATGAGGGAAAAAGTAATGCAGTTGCTTGGGGATGCGATTTAACCTATGATTATGTCAAGATTAATGGAGGATATAGAACATGA
- a CDS encoding 2-isopropylmalate synthase: MRKIKVFDTTLRDGEQSPGVNLTKEEKLAIAEQLSMLKVDVIEAGFPISSQGDFESVKTIAEKIRDVEIAALARANYKDIDCAWEAIQDAENPRIHVFIATSPIHMKYKLNMTPNQVIERAVDAVKYASKYTQNIEFSAEDASRSDLEFLYLIFEKVIQAGATVINVPDTVGYAIPQEFGTFIKKIKENTKGIDKVELSVHCHNDLGMATANTVAAVINGADQVEVAVNGIGERAGNSALEEVIMTFVTRKDFFKDIIVTQDTSQIIKLSTMVSNFTGMPVQPNKAIVGKNAFAHESGIHQDGLIKERTTYEIMDAKSIGLKNNSLVLGKHSGRHAFKEYLNASGYKVDEDTFEKLFNKFKNLADKKKNLSNADIDALISDEIYKVEDYYVLDYVSVNTGNTVLPTATIKIKVGDQVIQKAACSGDGPIDAIFKTINEVVDIPSISLVSYKIEAITEGTDALGEAIVKLKIEDEIYTGRSVESDVTYASSLAYINALNKYISKKQKKVRNV, translated from the coding sequence TTGAGAAAAATAAAGGTTTTTGATACAACATTAAGAGATGGGGAACAATCCCCTGGTGTAAACTTGACTAAAGAAGAAAAATTAGCTATTGCTGAACAACTATCCATGCTTAAAGTAGATGTAATTGAAGCTGGGTTTCCTATATCCTCACAGGGAGATTTCGAAAGTGTTAAAACAATAGCAGAAAAAATTAGGGATGTCGAAATTGCAGCTTTAGCACGTGCAAATTATAAAGATATAGATTGTGCGTGGGAAGCAATTCAAGATGCAGAAAATCCAAGAATTCACGTATTTATTGCTACATCTCCAATTCATATGAAATATAAACTCAATATGACACCGAATCAAGTAATTGAAAGAGCTGTTGATGCAGTTAAATATGCTTCAAAATACACTCAAAACATAGAATTTTCTGCTGAAGACGCTTCAAGAAGCGATTTAGAATTTTTATATCTGATTTTTGAAAAAGTCATCCAAGCTGGTGCCACCGTAATTAATGTTCCAGATACTGTGGGATATGCTATCCCCCAAGAATTTGGTACTTTTATTAAAAAAATCAAAGAAAATACAAAAGGAATAGATAAAGTAGAACTCAGTGTACACTGTCATAATGATCTTGGAATGGCAACTGCAAACACTGTTGCTGCAGTAATAAATGGTGCGGATCAAGTTGAAGTAGCAGTAAATGGTATTGGAGAAAGAGCTGGAAATAGTGCATTAGAAGAAGTTATAATGACTTTTGTCACTAGAAAGGACTTCTTTAAAGACATCATTGTAACTCAAGATACTAGTCAAATTATTAAATTGAGCACTATGGTATCTAATTTTACTGGAATGCCTGTACAACCAAATAAAGCTATTGTAGGTAAGAACGCTTTTGCTCATGAATCAGGAATTCATCAAGATGGACTCATTAAAGAAAGAACAACTTATGAAATTATGGATGCTAAAAGTATAGGTCTAAAAAATAATTCGCTAGTTCTTGGAAAACATTCTGGAAGACATGCTTTTAAAGAATACTTAAATGCTTCGGGATATAAAGTCGACGAGGATACTTTTGAAAAATTGTTTAACAAATTTAAGAATCTTGCAGACAAAAAAAAGAATTTATCAAACGCCGATATAGACGCTTTGATTAGCGATGAAATATATAAAGTTGAAGATTATTATGTTCTAGATTATGTATCTGTTAATACAGGAAATACAGTATTGCCTACCGCAACAATAAAAATTAAAGTTGGAGATCAGGTTATTCAAAAAGCAGCTTGTAGTGGTGACGGACCAATAGATGCTATTTTCAAGACAATCAATGAGGTTGTTGACATCCCAAGCATTTCATTAGTATCTTATAAAATCGAGGCTATTACTGAGGGAACTGATGCTCTTGGTGAAGCCATAGTGAAACTTAAAATTGAGGATGAGATATATACCGGAAGATCAGTCGAATCAGACGTTACTTATGCTAGTAGTTTAGCATATATAAACGCATTAAATAAATATATTTCAAAAAAACAAAAAAAGGTTAGAAATGTTTAG
- the ilvB gene encoding biosynthetic-type acetolactate synthase large subunit: MAKLSGARILIESLLREDVDIIFGYPGGKVIPLYDELYDAPIKHVLVRHEQAAVHAADGYSRSTGKVGVCIATSGPGATNLVTGLANAYMDSVPVIAFTGQAPTHLIGTDSFQEIDIRGITLPITKHNYMVSSIKDLAKVIKEAFYIARTGRPGPVLIDLPVDIIKSQYDYNYPDKVSLPGYQPTYEGNYMQIKTAAEFINNARRPLIFAGGGVLSSNASNELVTLAKKGRIPVTNSLMGLGSFPLTDEFSLGMVGMHGTKYANFAISECDLLIAIGVRFDDRVTGRVDKFAPNATIIHIDIDPAEINKNIKVDIPIVGDAKNILNKLIPFIKTEERTEWLNTIQEWKKEFPLSYNHGESNIKPQFILEKLNEIVKKNSIIVTDVGQHQMWAAQYLTFLKPRSFISSGGLGTMGFGLPASIGAQLGNPDLPVICISGDGGFQMNIQELATISNNNLPIKIIIFNNGTLGMVRQWQELFFNERYSHTLIHNPDFVKIAQAYDIKAIKINQKKDVEKAIKEALNFPGPMLLDFAIPQDENVFPMVPEGASLEEMLDYKNVLKETEI, translated from the coding sequence ATGGCTAAACTCTCAGGAGCTAGGATTCTAATTGAATCTTTATTGAGAGAAGATGTTGATATCATATTTGGCTACCCTGGAGGAAAAGTAATTCCTCTATATGATGAGTTGTATGATGCTCCGATTAAACATGTGTTAGTTAGACATGAACAAGCAGCTGTTCACGCAGCTGATGGATATTCCAGAAGCACCGGAAAGGTAGGAGTATGTATAGCTACTTCCGGCCCAGGAGCTACGAATTTAGTTACTGGACTCGCTAATGCCTATATGGATTCAGTTCCAGTTATTGCCTTTACTGGACAAGCTCCTACACATTTAATTGGAACCGATTCATTCCAAGAAATAGACATTAGAGGAATAACTCTTCCTATCACTAAACATAATTATATGGTATCTAGTATAAAAGATTTAGCAAAAGTAATAAAGGAAGCCTTTTATATAGCAAGAACAGGGAGACCAGGCCCCGTACTCATTGATTTACCTGTTGACATTATAAAATCACAATATGACTATAACTATCCAGATAAAGTTAGTTTACCTGGATACCAGCCAACTTATGAAGGAAATTATATGCAAATAAAAACTGCTGCTGAATTTATCAATAATGCTCGTCGACCGTTAATTTTTGCTGGGGGTGGAGTATTAAGTTCAAATGCTTCTAATGAATTAGTTACCCTAGCTAAGAAAGGAAGAATTCCTGTAACTAATTCTTTAATGGGTCTTGGTTCATTCCCATTAACTGATGAGTTTTCTTTAGGAATGGTCGGAATGCATGGTACAAAATATGCAAATTTTGCCATTTCCGAATGCGATTTACTCATTGCCATTGGAGTTCGCTTTGACGATAGGGTAACAGGTAGAGTAGATAAATTTGCACCCAATGCAACAATAATTCACATTGATATTGATCCTGCTGAAATTAACAAAAATATCAAAGTTGATATCCCCATAGTCGGAGATGCAAAAAATATTTTGAATAAATTAATTCCTTTTATAAAAACTGAAGAAAGAACGGAATGGTTAAATACAATTCAAGAGTGGAAAAAAGAATTTCCTTTATCTTATAATCATGGAGAGTCAAATATTAAACCGCAATTCATTCTAGAAAAATTAAACGAAATAGTAAAGAAAAATTCAATAATTGTAACGGATGTAGGACAGCATCAAATGTGGGCTGCTCAATATCTAACTTTTTTAAAGCCCCGATCCTTCATATCTTCTGGTGGCTTGGGAACTATGGGATTTGGTCTACCTGCCAGTATAGGAGCTCAGTTAGGAAATCCTGATTTACCAGTTATCTGTATATCAGGAGATGGCGGTTTTCAAATGAATATACAAGAATTAGCAACTATTAGCAACAACAATCTTCCTATTAAAATTATAATTTTCAACAATGGTACATTAGGAATGGTAAGACAATGGCAAGAACTTTTCTTTAATGAAAGGTATTCACATACTTTAATCCACAACCCCGATTTCGTAAAAATAGCTCAAGCATACGATATTAAAGCAATCAAAATAAATCAAAAAAAAGATGTTGAAAAAGCTATCAAAGAAGCACTAAATTTTCCTGGACCAATGTTACTTGACTTCGCTATTCCTCAAGATGAGAATGTATTTCCTATGGTACCTGAAGGAGCGTCTTTGGAGGAAATGTTAGATTATAAAAATGTTCTTAAAGAAACAGAAATTTGA
- the ilvD gene encoding dihydroxy-acid dehydratase produces MNSDQIKKGVEKAPHRSLLYALGLTKNDLNKPIIGIAHASNDIIPGHKHLNELCEFVKKGVSSAGGIPLAFSTIGICDGIAMGHIGMKYSLPSRDLIADSIESVVRAYQFDGLVLIPNCDKIVPGMLMAALRLNLPTIIISGGPMLAGNYQGKKIDLHDMFEAVGLIKANKISLEELEELEKSACPGYGSCAGMFTANSMNCITEALGISLPGNGTIPAVFSERRRLATESGEIIVELVNKNIKISDIISKESFENALTLDMALGCSTNTALHLPAIAHEAGIDFNLDVINEVSERTPHLCSLTPAGINHIEDLYFAGGIPAVMKELSKNDLLHLECLTVTGKTLKETIDSVKYVNHDVIRPIQNPYHKDGGIAVLKGNIAPQGAVVKQIAVADEMLIHKGPAKVFKKEEEAIKAIFEGKIKEGDVIVILYEGPKGGPGMREMLAATSALAGMGLDKSVALITDGRFSGATRGAAIGHVSPEAAAGGPIGIVRDGDIICINIPEKTLNLEISSEELEERITKFHPTNPIVDGYLGRYSKMVQPSDKGAFLM; encoded by the coding sequence TTGAATAGTGATCAAATCAAAAAAGGGGTTGAAAAGGCTCCTCATAGGTCCTTATTATATGCCTTAGGACTAACAAAAAACGATCTGAACAAGCCGATAATAGGAATAGCTCATGCATCAAACGACATTATTCCGGGACATAAACACTTAAATGAATTGTGCGAATTTGTTAAAAAAGGTGTTTCTTCTGCAGGTGGCATTCCACTTGCATTTTCGACTATTGGAATATGTGATGGTATAGCTATGGGACATATCGGAATGAAGTATTCTCTTCCTAGCAGGGACTTAATAGCTGATTCTATCGAATCTGTTGTTAGAGCTTATCAATTCGATGGGCTTGTTTTAATTCCTAATTGTGACAAAATAGTCCCGGGGATGTTGATGGCCGCATTAAGATTAAATCTTCCAACAATTATTATTAGCGGAGGGCCAATGCTTGCAGGAAATTACCAAGGTAAAAAGATTGATTTACATGATATGTTTGAAGCAGTAGGATTAATAAAGGCCAATAAAATCTCTTTGGAAGAATTAGAAGAGTTGGAAAAGTCTGCCTGTCCAGGATATGGTTCGTGTGCTGGCATGTTCACTGCAAATTCCATGAACTGTATTACTGAGGCTTTAGGAATATCTCTACCTGGAAACGGAACTATTCCAGCGGTTTTTTCTGAAAGAAGAAGACTAGCTACAGAAAGTGGAGAAATAATTGTGGAACTTGTAAATAAAAACATTAAAATTTCAGATATTATTTCAAAAGAATCTTTTGAAAATGCTTTAACTTTAGACATGGCTCTAGGTTGTTCAACCAATACAGCTTTACATTTACCTGCTATTGCTCATGAAGCAGGGATAGATTTCAACTTAGACGTAATCAATGAAGTTAGTGAAAGAACTCCACATCTTTGCAGTTTAACTCCTGCTGGAATTAATCATATTGAGGATCTCTACTTTGCAGGGGGCATACCAGCTGTAATGAAAGAATTATCTAAAAATGATTTACTTCATTTAGAGTGTTTAACAGTTACCGGTAAGACACTCAAAGAAACTATTGATTCTGTAAAATACGTGAATCATGATGTAATAAGACCCATTCAAAATCCATATCATAAAGATGGAGGAATAGCTGTCTTAAAGGGAAATATTGCTCCTCAAGGAGCTGTTGTAAAACAAATAGCAGTAGCAGATGAAATGCTAATTCATAAAGGTCCTGCTAAAGTTTTTAAGAAAGAAGAAGAGGCTATTAAAGCTATATTCGAAGGAAAAATCAAAGAAGGAGACGTCATCGTTATTTTATACGAAGGTCCAAAGGGGGGACCAGGTATGAGAGAAATGCTTGCGGCTACTTCAGCTTTAGCTGGAATGGGATTAGATAAAAGTGTAGCCTTGATAACAGACGGAAGATTTTCTGGAGCTACCAGAGGAGCAGCTATTGGTCATGTTTCTCCAGAAGCAGCTGCTGGTGGCCCGATAGGGATAGTAAGAGACGGAGACATTATATGCATAAACATTCCAGAGAAAACTCTTAATTTGGAAATTTCATCAGAAGAATTAGAAGAAAGAATTACAAAGTTTCATCCAACTAATCCAATTGTTGACGGTTATCTAGGACGATATAGTAAAATGGTTCAACCTTCAGATAAGGGAGCTTTTTTAATGTAA